The sequence AGAACGTGCGATCGAGGCCGTTCTGGAGGATCGATCTAATCGAGGCGACGGAGCGCGCCTTGATGAGGATGCCCCTCCGGCAGGCTGCGTCGAGGCGTTCGGCGCCGTAGCTTTTGACGAGCGCCAGAATGCCAAGGCAGGTTCGAAAGCCTTGTTCTGGATGGGGCCGGGCGTCGATCACGGCCTGGAAAAACGCTGCTGTCGAAGGACCGATCCGCTCGCCGGCGGCGATCACCGCGGCGGGGGTCCATTTGCCGTAGCGGCGATGGGCGCTGGGCATGTGGTCGGCGACGGTGGTGTGTCCGCGTCGGTTGGGCGCGCGGGCATGGCTGGCGATCCGCTGGCCCTTGTGGAAGATCTCGACCGTCCGATCGTCGATACGGGCATCGACCAGCTCGCCAATCAGACGATACGGCGCGGAGTACCAATGGCCGTCGACCTCGACATGATAATCGGGAGCGAGGCGGCAGCGCTTCCAGCGTGCGAAGGCATAAGGCTGATCTGGCAGCGGGGTTAGCTTGGGTTTGTCGAGTTCGGCAAACAGTTCGGCGCGGCTTGAGCCGAAGCCACGCATTTGACGAGCATTGAGTTCGTCGACGAGTGTCTTGATGGCGGCGTTGAGCTCGGCCCGGGAAAAGAAGCGCTGATTGCGCAGCCGGGCCAGAATCCAGCGCTGGGCGATTTGCACCGCGACCTCGACCTTCGCCTTGTCTTTTGGGCGCCGCGGCCGTGCGGCGAGAATGGCCGTGCCGTAATGGCTCGCCATCTCGGCATAAGTGCGATTGAGGCCGGGATCGTAGCGGTCGGGGTTGCTGACGGCGGCTTTGAGGTTGTCGCAGACCACGAACGTCGGCGTTCCGCTCAAAAACGTGAACAAGTTGACGTGGGCCCGGATCCAGTCGGCCAAGCTCTCGCTGGGGCAGGCCTCGGCGTAGGTGTAGTTCGAAGCGCCCATCGCCGCGACGAACAGCTTCATCGGCTGCACTTCCCCGGTCAGGGGATCGACGATGTCGATGGTGTCGCCGGCGAAATCCACGAACACCTTCTCGCCGCCCAGATGAATCTGCCGCATCGAAGGTCGGACCCGCCCCTTCCAGGCCTCGTAGGTAGTGCAGAACCACGTGTACCCGAAACCGTCGGGATTAACGGCGCGATACTCCTCCCAGAGCAGGCGACGGGTTACGTTGCGCCGGCGGAGCTCTTTATCGATGTAGCTCCAGTCGGGCACCGGCCGCTGCGGGCTCTGAGACGCTGGTCGTGGGGCCGGGAAAAGCAAAAGCTCCAGGTCTTCATCGGTCATTCCCTCCGGAAGCGGCCAGCTCAACCCAGCAGAGCGGGCGCGGCTCAGGTAGCTGTGCACAACGCCGTTGCTGACGCCCACGCTCCGCGCGATGGCCCGCTCTGGCAGGCCTTGAAAATGTTTTAACCGAAGGACTTCCTTGATCCGGCGCATCGACAATCTCTGGGTAGGCATTGGACTTCCTCGTTAACCACGAGGTCATCCCTAAGCCGGTTGAGTTGTCGGCCGAAGCGCTGCAAGGCTCCGAAAGCCTTGCTCACGATCCCGCGAAATCGTTGCTCACGATCGTCTGAAATCTCTGCTCACGATCCCCTGAAATCCGCGCTCACGATCACGCGAAACGCGCATGCACCGGCCAAGGCTTCTCTCAGACAATGGCTCGTCTTACGTTGCCGGCGATCTGGCCAAGTGGCTTGAGGTTAAGGGCATCGAGCATGTGCGCGGGGCGCCGTATCATCCTCAAACTCAGGGAAAGATCGAACGCTGGCACCAGACTCTGAAGAACCGCATTCTACTCGAGAACTACTACCTGCCCGGCGATCTCGAACGGCAGATCGAAGCCTTCGTCGAGCACTATAACAACGTCCGCTATCACGAGAGCCTGAACAACCTCACGCCGGCTGACGTCTACTTCGGCAGGGGGGAGATAATCCTCGCCGAGCGTGAACGCATCAAGCGTACAACCATCGCAAACCGCCGCTTGCAGCATCAACTGCAGGCCGCTTAAACTCTAACCCCTGATGAGCCAGAGCCTCCCTTCTCGAAACGCCTGATCAGTCTCAAATCATCTGCCGACGGACACACATTGTCTTCAAGACCCGTGCGACAGTGGCCGCCCAGCTCAAGCGACCAGCGATTGAGCGTGATCTGGTCGCGCCCAATGCCAGCGCCCGTCCAGGTCGCGTCCGGGGCGAGGCGCTTCAGCGTGGCAATGTAGAAGTCGAATACTTCGCGATCGACCGGCATGGCGTTCTTCACGCCCATCACAAACTGAACGTGCAGCGAACCTCTTATTTTGTCGACTTTTTGCATCTCGACGGCCTTGAAGATCATCGACAGATCAAATGCCTCGATCTCGGGCTTCACACCATACGTGCGCATCTCGGATGCGAGCCACTCCACCAAGTCAGGGCTATTCTCGTAGACCCGTGTCGGGAAGTTGCACGAGCCGGTGGAAAGCGAGCACATATCAGGCTTGAGCGGGATCATGCCACCACGCTCGCGCCCGGCGCCGGAGCGGCCACCCGTCGAGAGCTGGATGACCATGCCGGGACAGTGCTTACGCAGGCCCTCGACCAGCCTTCGAAAGCGCTCGGGGTCGGATGTGGGTGAACCATCGTCCTTGCGCATATGCGCGTGGACCAAGGTGGCGCCGGCCTCGAAAGCCGCCTGCGTCGACTCGATCTGCTCGCTAACGGTTATGGGCACCGCCGGGTTGTCGGACTTCTGCGGGAGTGAGCCGGTGATGGCGACCGTAATGATGCAAGGCGTGGTCATCGTCATCCCACAACACATATTAGCAGTTTCGTCTCATGCGTGATTACGTCGGCGACAATACTCCCGGGAGCTAGTTGCGAGGCATCGAGTGGCAACATGTCCAGATCACCCATAGCTAACGCGACTGCTTCTTCGCCGAATTGGTTCACCGTCTCCGACCCAAAGATCACTCTCGAAGGCAAAGGTTGGTAGACAACCCGATTGCATGAGCACCCCGGAAGGATGGCAGCTGCGCTAGCGGCTAAGCCGCGAGGCGCGGCGTCTCGGCGTCGATCACTTCGATTGATTCGCCCTTCAGCCAATGAGCGCCTTTAATATAAAGCGCATCGACTTCCGGCCCCGTCAGGCCCGGCATGTCGGCCTTGACCGAATAACCGATGCCTACCTGCAGGTAGGCAAGGTGGCGATATCCCTCGGGGAAGCTCATCAATCGCGTCCAATCGAGCTTTAACGTCGCCGTCGGATCAACGGGGTCAATACGATCTTTTTCATAAATCGGCTGGCGTAGAACAAAGCCCCAACGTTCCGCTCGCTTTTCAAGAAAATCGTAAAAGCGTCCCGTGCAGACGACATCACAAACTACGCTTTCCACTTTGGCGCGTTGGCTAATTCTCATTCTTGTCTGCGCAATTGCGCGATCACCTGCGATATCAATGGAGCTGCCTCCCAAAAAATGCAGGATGCGAACGCCGCCATTGAATCGTTCTCGGCTCACCTTGATGAATTCGTCACCGGTGCCTTGGAACCAGGTGGTTATCATTCGTCCCCCCTCATGCCAGACCGTGCTCAATCGCTCCCAATCGGCCGCGTCGCGCCACACGGTCCAGTTTTCAAGAAGATCCCTGATAGCCAGGCGATCAATGAGCTCTTCTGTGACTGCCATCGAAACTTCCTCCTCTCTTTATTTGCAAGAACAGATCACGTAGGACCAGCTCGCCCGCGTCGTCATTCAACTGAAATAACCCTCATAATCAGCATCGCCGAAAGATTTGTCCCTTTCATGAGTACGATTCGCCGACCGCAGGTTTTCAGTAGGTCGCGATCAGAGCTCGCTCGATCAGCGGTTGATTGATCGATAAGTGTGGCTCGATCATTAGGTTCAGATGTTCACCGCTGATGGGAATGACTTCGAGCTGCTCGACCAGCCGATCCCAACCGAGCCGGGGAGAGAGGCGCGGGCGTCTGCAGGAAAACACTGTCCCGGCAATCGGCAGTTGATGATGAGCTTGCTTGGTCCAGTTTCGGAAGGCTCGCATGCGCAGAACTTCCTCGCCTTCAAGTTTAAGCATGAAGCGGGTGGCCGGGAAATATTTCCATATCTTGCGCTCGAGAACGCGCGCGAGTAGCTGCCCCCGACCCGGGCGTATGATTGCCTTGGAAAGAGAACGGCACGCCACTCTATAGACGGTGACCCTGTGATCCCAGATCCGTTGAACGAGTCTGCTGATCGCTTCTCCAAAACCGCCTCGCTCACTTCCCAAATTGGTGTCCAATACCCCAAAGAACGCGACCGTCCTGCCCTCGGCTATCGATTGCCTGGCGATCTCGAAAGCAACCGCGCCGCCAAGCGAATAGCTCACGAGTCTGACGTCGCCGCTGGGCTGGATTTGGCGGATCTGATCCATGGCGTACGCTGCCATGTCCGCAATCGTTGATTGCCCGGCGATCATCGCACCGAGATCCGGATATCTGATCGTGTTGACGTGAGCAATCCCGCTAAATGTAGCGCCGAAGGCGCTCAGGCTGGGACCATATCCGATTGAACCGGGCACGAGAAACAGCGGTGGCCGGGTTGCTTGGAGAAGATCGGGATCCGTGTTCTGCCCGAGCGCGTCTGTCACTGCCGCAGCCATGCGGTCGGCATCGGCGTCTATGGTGAACGCCTTAAGATCAAGCTGCCTGCCGACCAGACCTTCCAACTCCATCACAAAACGGAGAAGGCTGAGGGAATCGCCTCCCGCTTCATCCCATCGGCCCGCCGCGTTCCGTGTGTTGAGGACCCTTCTCCAGATCTGCTCAACGGCCAATTTCGCATGACGCGAGTCATCGGCTGAATGAGGTGCCGGCAAGACAGGAGGACTCTCCGCAAGCGCCGCATCGCGGGCAAGCAAGCTGACCGCATCAGCCTTTCCGCTTCCGAGGCGCGGGATGTTCGCGACTTGGTGCAGCCGCTTGGGGTGAAGCGAGGCCGGGACGGCGTTGCGGATGAACTGCCAAATCGCGCCTGGAAATTCAATGCCGGAGTCGGCGTCAAGAGCGATGAAGACCACTAATGCGCCCGCCGCCGAGACGAGGGCGACCGCGTCGGCGACGCCACGGATCTTACGGACCGCAACCTCCAGCTCGGCAGGCTCAAGGCGTCTTCCGTTGATCTTGATCTGCCGGTCTTTGCGACCGACGACATGCATAACTCCTTGATCATCAAGAAAGACGAGATCACCCGTGGCATGTATTCGGCGTGTATGGTCATTGGGATCGATGCGAGACGGAACCAACGAACCCTTTTCCCATCGCCCAAGCGATACGAAGGGGCTGGATATCACAAGCTCGCCGCACTCGCCTTGCGGGACAGAAGCGCCATCGCCGTCGACTACAGCATAACAAATCCCCGGCAGCAGGTAGCCTGCCGGCGCCGTGACGGCCGCGTCGGCAAATCGGGCCGGGGGGAACCACTGAGAGCCGGTGGTCTCCGTGGAGGAATAGCCGATCTGAACATAGCAGTCGGACGGCATCGCCTGGCGAAAGAACTCAATGTCGGCCGTCAGGACCTTCTCGCCGCCAATCCTGAGAATTCGCACCGACTGGAATTCGTCGCGTTGTCCTGCAGAGATCATCGCGCGGAGCAGCGTCGGAACGGAATAGATGACCGTCGCGCGTTCCGATGCGATCGCTCGGCGCGTGCCGCCAAGACCAATGGTTTCGATGTCCACAACAAATAGCTTTGCGCCGATTAACAGCGAAGTCAGCATCTCCCTGCAGCCCGCGATCGTGGCAGGTCCGCTTAACGGGAAGAAGACATCGTCCGCGGCTATATGAGCGGAGTTCACATACTGCAATACGCGCTGGAGAAGCGCGCGCTGGCTATTTACGATACCTTTCGGACGGCCCGTGCTTCCGGATGTGTAGAGTATCAGGGCCGGGTCATCGACAGAGCCTGGAAGTGGCGGGACGGCGGAGTCATTCCCCGGATCCGGGACGTCTGTGATATCGATCCAGCGCATATGCGCGAACTCTGCCGCCGCATTCGGCCCGCAGCCGACTAGGGTCGCAAGGGCTGCGTCTGTCGAGAATTCCAGGTTCCGGCCGTTCGGATCGCGATAGTTGAGCGGAATGCACGGTCGCATCGCCGCCATGCAGGCGAGCATCGCAACGGGACCCCAGATGCAGTTCGGCATCAGCAAGCCAACCGCTTGCCCCGGAGGTACATGCGCCGAGAGGACTTTGGCTAACTTAACCACCGCCGCATGAAGTTGTCCAAATGTGAGCTGCTGCTTTCCGTCGTCAATGCAGATCTTGTCAGCATAACGCTCAACGATGCGGCCCAGATGTTCGATCGTTGGCACGCTGGAAAATTCGAGCGGCAGCGCCTCGAAGGCAGTCTTTGGGCCGCCATCATCCAGAAGCCGTTCCGGTACCGTCTTCCACTCGATGCCTTTGACAACACTCTCGCCTGACCGAGGTGTGAAACGGACTATCCCAGCGTCAGAGTCTTCCAACACCTTCAAAGGCATCTGAGCATCCAGCTCTGCACCGCGTGTCGCCATGCATTGCTCCGTACCAAGAATACGTGAGGTGGCACGAAAGGTTAATTGAATGGTATCGGGTAAACATCATTCGTTTGCATGATGAGCGTGTCTTCGGCTGAAAGATCGCCTTGCGAGCCGGTGATGCTCACCGACACGAGCAGGCCGCCGAAGCAGAACAGCGCGAGCGATACGAGCGTCTCAATCTCAGCAATCGCCTCGACCGACGCCTTGGCAATAATACGAGTAGCCAATGCCGTCATGTCACCCTCCCGATTCCGGATGACCACCATCGGTGGGCCAAAAGGCGTTAGACAGCCGTCTACTTCACCGCATCGACCCGCGGCATCTCGTCCAAAACTGCCTGGCAGTACTCTTCATAAAGAGCGTTGATGATGATCCACATGACTCGAAATCCCCTATTCTCGCGAAACGTGATGGGATCCTCCTTTCTTTTGAGAAAGCGGCGAGTGCGGCATTGGATCGGCCCTCGGCACTCCCTCCAGGAGGGCGGCAACGACGGGATCGAGCTGCTCGCGTGTCAGATGATTCCCTAGTCGCGACAGATTGAAATCGAGGTGCTCCTTGTGAAGCATCGAAAACAGCGTGATTCCGGCTGAATTTGTTGCGAACGCGTAGTCCACAACAAATGTGGCAGCGACTTCAGCGGGATTGCCACGGTACCCGAGGTCGTGAAGCGCCCTCGAGATTTCCTCCTGCGCATTTATTCTTGCGACCAGTCGATTGAGGGACGAGAATGTCCCGTACGTTACAAACGTTCTGCCCGGGAGCGCGCGCTCCTTCAATTTCTCGAGGTTCGGCATGAACAGGCCGTTAGCGATCTGCACAAGCCGATAGGGTAACGATTCATCGAGACCTCTCATTCCTGCCTCGATATCTCCCGCGATCGAGACGGCACGAGCCTTCCCATCCCGGATCACGCGTTCCACCGCCCGGACGATATCCTCGCGAACGACTTCTTCGGCGGTTGGTCGATGCAGGGCAAGGACATCGACATAGTCCGTGCGAAGACGCCTCAGGCTCTCCTCGACGCTTGTAGTTATCAGCTCCCCGGACAGCGGCACCTTGAATGGCGCGGGCCGCATTCCGTAGACGTACCTTTGGAGCGCAGGAAATGTCGTAATGGCGGCTCGTGCCAACGGCATGAGCACTCGCATGGCGGCGGACGTATTCGTCGGGCGCATGCCGACCTTTGTGCAGACGTAGATGCTATCACGCTTCCTGGATACAAATTCGCCACAGATCGATTCAGCCGTCCCGTCGCCATACGAAGGCGCTACATCGTACCAGGTTATTCCGGCCTCGTATGCGCGTTCGAGCGTCTTGAGCCCCTTGCGAACACCAATGCGCGAACCAAGCGAAGCGGAGCCGAATCCGATGCTTGATACTCGACTGTCCAGAGCTTCAACAAAGACCAGCTTCATCCCTTTACTTTTTCTCTTTTGCGCTCCTTATTAGGCTCCGGGCTTATTACGTCTTTTGTCTGACGATTCGAAACGCTCATCGGTCTCATTGTAGGTACCTATTTGGTGCTACCTGTCTTCAAGCCACTGAAACAAGAGAGCCTTGTATGTTCCAGTGAGGCCAGCAGCTTGCAACAAGTCGGCGCACCTGAATTTAGGCGTCATCCGTGTCTGCCCCCTCCGGGCATGAACACAGGTCCCGATTGCGCACTGTGCCGGATGTGAATTGCCTCCGCTGCGATGACACCGCGAGGCGACCTGTAGCCATGTTGCTATCACGCTAAGCGTTTAAGCGCGACCGATGCCAGATGAGACTGATAGGTTCTTAGCTGTTAGTTACCTTACTGACGCGACCCAATATAGACGGGCTGCAGAGGTACTTCATGCCGCTCAATTTGCTGAACTGAGCAGCTGTTCCTCGTCAGCACCCATGAGACAAATTGTACGCATACGACGAAGCTTACGATTACCCACATTTTTTGAGGTGCAGTGAGCCGAAAAACTTGAGTCGCCAGAATCGCTTGTGATTCTTTGATGGGCACCTGATTGGTGCTCTATGGGACTGACTTCACGCGCCCGGGATGAGAAGGCGCATCGGTTGGCGTCTGACGCGGTGACCTGGTTTGACCGTGAAGCTGCGCTGTGCGAATTCCAGGACGCTCGACTTGGCGAGAGATTTCGCATGCTGCTAAAGCAGATTGGTGGAGACATCGGACAGAGCATTCCGATGGTTTGCCAAGACTGGGCGAATACTAAGGCGGCCTATCGTTTCTTCTCCAATGAACGAGTAAGCGAGGCCGATATCCTATCTCGTCATTTTAAATCGACGCGGGAACGTATCGCGGCTGCGAAAGGGCCTTTTCTTGTCCTGCATGATACGACCGAATTCACCTATCAAAGGGAGCGCCCGGATCTGATCGGGATGATTAAGCGCATCCCCAAGAGCAACTCTCGAAGATTGGACGGAAAACCCCAAACGTACACGACATGCGGAATATTGATGCATTCGAGCCTTGCGGTGACCCTCGAGGGCCTTCCGCTCGGGCTCAGCGCCGTGAAATTTTGGACCAGAAAGAAATTCAGAGGGGTCGCGGCACTCAGGCGCGAGGTCAACCTGACACGGATCCCCATTGAAACCAAGGAGAGCATTCGGTGGCTGGAGAACCTCAAGCAATCCACGGAGCTTTTCGACAAGCCATCGCAGTGCATCCATATCGGTGATCGTGAGGCCGATATTTATGAATTGTTTTGCGCCGCCCAAGAGGTTGGAACGCATTTCTTGGTAAGGACCTGTGTCAATCGCCTGGCAGGCGATGGCGATCATACCGTTGCAACGATAATGGACGAGGCCAAAGGTCTCCACCGGATCGAAGTCCGGGATAGCAAGGGCAATCCAGACCAGGCTGTTCTAGAAATCCGGTATCGTAAAATCCGTATTCTGCCACCGACAGGCAAGCAGTCGCGGTATCCAGCCTTGACTTTGACAGTGATCCACGCTGATGAAAGAGGAGCGCCAAAGAACAGAAAGAAGATTGAATGGAAACTCCTGACCGATCTTCCGGTGCAATCGCGCGGGGATGCGATCGAGAAACTCGAATGGTATTCTCTGCGATGGAAGATCGAGGTCTTCCACAAGATACTGAAATCCGGCTGTCGGGCAGAGGACTCGCAACTGCGGACTGCTCAGCGATTGACGAATCTGATCTCGGTATTTTGCATTGTGAGCTGGCGCATTTTTTGGATGACGATGCTTAATCGTTCAGCGCCAAATGCCTCACCGGAATTTGCGCTGACCAAAGCTGAAATCCAATTGCTTGATCAGCTCGTCAAAGACAAGAATCCAGCCAGCACACAACGAAAGACATTGTCGCATTATCTCATCAAGATCGCCAGGCTCGGCGGCTATCTCGCCCGCGCCAACGATCCGCCACCAGGGAATCTGATCATGTGGCGCGGATTATCGCGCTTTATCGATATCGCAACGGGAGCAAAACTCTGACTCAAAAATGTGGGTAATCGTAAGACGACGAAGGCCGCCTGATAGACGCATGCGCGCGGGCGTGGCGAGCTGTATGACAGCGTTGGGTGAAGGATCAGCCGGCTTGCTGATCGTCGGGGTTGCCCACTTGGCGCAGAAGCTTCCATTCCCAGGGCAGCAGTTCGTGCAGACGCGATGCAGGAAGATCGGCGATACGGGCTAGGACGTCGGCTAGCCAGGCCTTGGGATCGACGTCGTTCAGGCGACAGGTCGTGATCATCGTCAGCATGATGGCGGCGCGGTCAGCGCCGCGCAGGCTGCCGGCGAAGGTCCAGTTGCGCCTTCCCAAGGCAATGCCGCGCAACGCTCTTTCAGCGGCGTTATTGCTGAGGCAGATCCTGCCATCGTCGAGGAATCGGGCGAAGTCGGCCCAGCGCCTGAGCATGTAATTCATGGGCTTCAGGACCTCGGAGGATCGCGAGAGGGTTTCTCGCTCGAGCTGCAGCCACGCGTGCATGTCGTCGAGCAGCTGTCAATCGGCGTTTGACTGGGACCCCCTATCGGCCTCCAAAAGGGACCCCTTTGATCGGCGTGCTCTGCTGGTAGCGCTCGGGTCGTCGGAGCTGGTCGGGGTTGCGGAGACGGCGCGAGCGCGGGTTGTTTGAACATCGTCGCGGCTTTTGAATCGCCAGCTGTCGTTGCCGGTCTCGACGATGTCGCAGTGATGGGTCAATCGGTCGAGTAGCGCGGTGGTCATTTTGGCATCGCCGAACACGCTCGGCCATTCGCCGAACGCAAGATTTGTGGTGACAATGACTGAGGTGCGCTCGTAGAGCCGACTGATGAGATGGAACAAGAGCTGACCGCCGGATTGCGCGAACGGCAGATAGCCCAGCTCGTCGAGGACGATGAAGTCCATGCGGGTCAGATGCTCGGCGAGCCGTCCCTGCCGACCGTTGCGGGTTTCGGTCTCGAGCCGGTTGACGAGGTCGACGACGTTGTAGAAGCGTCCTCTAGCGCCATTGCGGATGCAACTTCTGGCGACGGCAATGGCAGGTGTGTTTTGCCTGTACCGGTGCCGCCAACCAGCACGACGTTGCGTTGTTGGGCGATGAAGCCGCCGTCAGCGAGATCATTGACGAGAGTCTGATTGATCGGCGTGCCGTCGAACTGGAAGTCGGCGATGTCCTTGGCGAGCGGCAGCTTGGCAATGGTGAGCTGGTATTTGATCGACCTGGCTTGCTTCTCGTTGATCTCGGCGTTGAGCAGGTCGCCGACAATGCGCTGAGGTTCGTGCTGGCGCTTAACGGCAGTTGCCATGATCTCGTCGAAGGCAGCCTTCATGCCGTAGAGCTTGAGTTCGCCCATGAGGTCGAAGATTTGGGTTCGTTCCATCAGATGGTCCTCCGGAGGTTGTCGTAGCGGGCACAATCGGCGATCGGTGCATGACGGAGCGTCAG is a genomic window of Bradyrhizobium elkanii USDA 76 containing:
- the istA gene encoding IS21-like element ISFK1 family transposase, whose translation is MPTQRLSMRRIKEVLRLKHFQGLPERAIARSVGVSNGVVHSYLSRARSAGLSWPLPEGMTDEDLELLLFPAPRPASQSPQRPVPDWSYIDKELRRRNVTRRLLWEEYRAVNPDGFGYTWFCTTYEAWKGRVRPSMRQIHLGGEKVFVDFAGDTIDIVDPLTGEVQPMKLFVAAMGASNYTYAEACPSESLADWIRAHVNLFTFLSGTPTFVVCDNLKAAVSNPDRYDPGLNRTYAEMASHYGTAILAARPRRPKDKAKVEVAVQIAQRWILARLRNQRFFSRAELNAAIKTLVDELNARQMRGFGSSRAELFAELDKPKLTPLPDQPYAFARWKRCRLAPDYHVEVDGHWYSAPYRLIGELVDARIDDRTVEIFHKGQRIASHARAPNRRGHTTVADHMPSAHRRYGKWTPAAVIAAGERIGPSTAAFFQAVIDARPHPEQGFRTCLGILALVKSYGAERLDAACRRGILIKARSVASIRSILQNGLDRTFFDESFEHQPLRHGNIRGRDYFH
- a CDS encoding nuclear transport factor 2 family protein, whose protein sequence is MAVTEELIDRLAIRDLLENWTVWRDAADWERLSTVWHEGGRMITTWFQGTGDEFIKVSRERFNGGVRILHFLGGSSIDIAGDRAIAQTRMRISQRAKVESVVCDVVCTGRFYDFLEKRAERWGFVLRQPIYEKDRIDPVDPTATLKLDWTRLMSFPEGYRHLAYLQVGIGYSVKADMPGLTGPEVDALYIKGAHWLKGESIEVIDAETPRLAA
- a CDS encoding non-ribosomal peptide synthetase codes for the protein MATRGAELDAQMPLKVLEDSDAGIVRFTPRSGESVVKGIEWKTVPERLLDDGGPKTAFEALPLEFSSVPTIEHLGRIVERYADKICIDDGKQQLTFGQLHAAVVKLAKVLSAHVPPGQAVGLLMPNCIWGPVAMLACMAAMRPCIPLNYRDPNGRNLEFSTDAALATLVGCGPNAAAEFAHMRWIDITDVPDPGNDSAVPPLPGSVDDPALILYTSGSTGRPKGIVNSQRALLQRVLQYVNSAHIAADDVFFPLSGPATIAGCREMLTSLLIGAKLFVVDIETIGLGGTRRAIASERATVIYSVPTLLRAMISAGQRDEFQSVRILRIGGEKVLTADIEFFRQAMPSDCYVQIGYSSTETTGSQWFPPARFADAAVTAPAGYLLPGICYAVVDGDGASVPQGECGELVISSPFVSLGRWEKGSLVPSRIDPNDHTRRIHATGDLVFLDDQGVMHVVGRKDRQIKINGRRLEPAELEVAVRKIRGVADAVALVSAAGALVVFIALDADSGIEFPGAIWQFIRNAVPASLHPKRLHQVANIPRLGSGKADAVSLLARDAALAESPPVLPAPHSADDSRHAKLAVEQIWRRVLNTRNAAGRWDEAGGDSLSLLRFVMELEGLVGRQLDLKAFTIDADADRMAAAVTDALGQNTDPDLLQATRPPLFLVPGSIGYGPSLSAFGATFSGIAHVNTIRYPDLGAMIAGQSTIADMAAYAMDQIRQIQPSGDVRLVSYSLGGAVAFEIARQSIAEGRTVAFFGVLDTNLGSERGGFGEAISRLVQRIWDHRVTVYRVACRSLSKAIIRPGRGQLLARVLERKIWKYFPATRFMLKLEGEEVLRMRAFRNWTKQAHHQLPIAGTVFSCRRPRLSPRLGWDRLVEQLEVIPISGEHLNLMIEPHLSINQPLIERALIATY
- a CDS encoding 3-keto-5-aminohexanoate cleavage protein produces the protein MTTPCIITVAITGSLPQKSDNPAVPITVSEQIESTQAAFEAGATLVHAHMRKDDGSPTSDPERFRRLVEGLRKHCPGMVIQLSTGGRSGAGRERGGMIPLKPDMCSLSTGSCNFPTRVYENSPDLVEWLASEMRTYGVKPEIEAFDLSMIFKAVEMQKVDKIRGSLHVQFVMGVKNAMPVDREVFDFYIATLKRLAPDATWTGAGIGRDQITLNRWSLELGGHCRTGLEDNVCPSADDLRLIRRFEKGGSGSSGVRV
- a CDS encoding aldo/keto reductase, whose amino-acid sequence is MKLVFVEALDSRVSSIGFGSASLGSRIGVRKGLKTLERAYEAGITWYDVAPSYGDGTAESICGEFVSRKRDSIYVCTKVGMRPTNTSAAMRVLMPLARAAITTFPALQRYVYGMRPAPFKVPLSGELITTSVEESLRRLRTDYVDVLALHRPTAEEVVREDIVRAVERVIRDGKARAVSIAGDIEAGMRGLDESLPYRLVQIANGLFMPNLEKLKERALPGRTFVTYGTFSSLNRLVARINAQEEISRALHDLGYRGNPAEVAATFVVDYAFATNSAGITLFSMLHKEHLDFNLSRLGNHLTREQLDPVVAALLEGVPRADPMPHSPLSQKKGGSHHVSRE
- a CDS encoding IS4 family transposase, with product MGLTSRARDEKAHRLASDAVTWFDREAALCEFQDARLGERFRMLLKQIGGDIGQSIPMVCQDWANTKAAYRFFSNERVSEADILSRHFKSTRERIAAAKGPFLVLHDTTEFTYQRERPDLIGMIKRIPKSNSRRLDGKPQTYTTCGILMHSSLAVTLEGLPLGLSAVKFWTRKKFRGVAALRREVNLTRIPIETKESIRWLENLKQSTELFDKPSQCIHIGDREADIYELFCAAQEVGTHFLVRTCVNRLAGDGDHTVATIMDEAKGLHRIEVRDSKGNPDQAVLEIRYRKIRILPPTGKQSRYPALTLTVIHADERGAPKNRKKIEWKLLTDLPVQSRGDAIEKLEWYSLRWKIEVFHKILKSGCRAEDSQLRTAQRLTNLISVFCIVSWRIFWMTMLNRSAPNASPEFALTKAEIQLLDQLVKDKNPASTQRKTLSHYLIKIARLGGYLARANDPPPGNLIMWRGLSRFIDIATGAKL